The Candidatus Binatus sp. genome window below encodes:
- a CDS encoding antibiotic biosynthesis monooxygenase produces MNDDSTQLREAYVPQPATAIASHLVRPEMADEYIEAQTAITEAARMSPGFVGTEVLSPIPDLQGEWVAIFRLESNLAMKRWLESPERARLAARIEACLSEPSHMLLLASDDNAEPPVAVVFTHRVAKDKEEAYLAWRRKVIAAQAHYPGYLATEFFRPHGIQNEWVDIVRYDNVDDLNHWMESKEREALLKELDPIVESMHAHRVTGLEGWFALNRGAAATVRVPPSWKQMLSVLFALYPTVMVLNFLTPLWHTLPFPQQMLIGNILSCALLTYLVMPRVSQFLNFWLTAPVRDWKNEALGVGAVLAGLALFVFIFQSI; encoded by the coding sequence ATGAACGATGACTCCACTCAGTTGCGCGAAGCTTACGTTCCTCAACCCGCCACCGCGATCGCATCTCATCTTGTGCGCCCTGAGATGGCCGACGAATACATTGAGGCACAAACTGCGATCACGGAAGCGGCGCGGATGAGTCCGGGCTTCGTCGGCACGGAAGTACTTTCTCCGATTCCCGATCTGCAAGGGGAATGGGTGGCGATTTTCCGCCTCGAGTCCAACCTGGCGATGAAGCGATGGCTGGAAAGTCCGGAGCGCGCGCGACTCGCCGCGCGAATCGAGGCTTGTTTGTCGGAGCCTTCGCATATGTTGCTGCTTGCCAGCGACGACAACGCCGAGCCACCAGTGGCGGTTGTTTTTACCCATCGCGTCGCCAAGGACAAGGAGGAGGCCTATCTTGCGTGGCGGCGCAAGGTGATCGCGGCGCAGGCGCATTACCCCGGCTATCTAGCGACCGAATTTTTCCGGCCCCATGGCATCCAGAACGAGTGGGTGGACATTGTTCGCTACGACAACGTGGATGATCTCAATCATTGGATGGAATCGAAAGAGCGGGAAGCGCTGCTCAAAGAACTCGATCCGATCGTCGAGAGTATGCACGCGCATCGGGTAACCGGGCTTGAAGGATGGTTCGCACTCAATCGGGGGGCCGCCGCGACCGTCAGAGTACCGCCCTCGTGGAAGCAGATGCTGTCGGTGTTGTTCGCTTTGTATCCCACGGTGATGGTGCTGAATTTTCTGACTCCGCTTTGGCATACGCTGCCGTTCCCGCAACAGATGCTGATTGGAAATATTCTCTCGTGCGCATTGCTGACCTACCTGGTGATGCCCAGGGTGAGCCAATTTCTCAATTTCTGGCTTACTGCGCCGGTTCGAGATTGGAAGAACGAGGCGCTGGGAGTTGGCGCTGTACTGGCCGGCCTCGCGTTGTTCGTTTTCATATTTCAGTCGATATGA
- a CDS encoding FtsX-like permease family protein, translated as MAVRDQDRVMRSIGITPRTILSLLLCKSLLIGLLGGILGCGAACLVLKLFLSAVPLDGWTHDSADSRAGGD; from the coding sequence ATGGCGGTGAGAGATCAGGATCGAGTGATGCGCTCGATCGGTATCACCCCGCGCACGATACTTTCCCTGCTGCTGTGCAAATCGCTGCTGATCGGATTGCTGGGCGGCATTCTCGGATGCGGCGCCGCGTGCCTGGTGCTGAAGCTGTTCTTGTCGGCAGTGCCTCTCGATGGGTGGACTCACGATAGTGCAGATTCCCGCGCCGGTGGTGATTGA
- a CDS encoding catalase-related domain-containing protein, with protein sequence MQYFGQPGTLYREVLSETDREHLVTNIVGHLKDGVKSDMLQRAIQYWTNIDAGLGARIRTTLEGGRANGATEKSSEVTK encoded by the coding sequence CTGCAGTACTTCGGGCAGCCCGGCACGCTTTATCGCGAGGTGTTGTCTGAAACCGATCGCGAGCACCTGGTCACGAACATTGTTGGGCATCTGAAGGACGGCGTGAAGTCCGACATGCTGCAGCGCGCAATCCAGTACTGGACCAATATCGATGCGGGTCTCGGCGCGCGAATCCGCACCACCCTCGAAGGCGGCCGCGCCAATGGCGCCACTGAGAAGAGCAGCGAGGTAACCAAGTAG